The Vicia villosa cultivar HV-30 ecotype Madison, WI linkage group LG1, Vvil1.0, whole genome shotgun sequence genome includes a region encoding these proteins:
- the LOC131650591 gene encoding uncharacterized protein LOC131650591, whose amino-acid sequence MITTWNVRGINKESRHREVSSYIHTLQVPIIALLETRIKETNADRIRRTFINKWAYIDNYTHHYNGRIWILWDDQEVTVKVLTVEEQFIHIDVQHRDNKRHYLATIVYALNQLEKRKILWEHIDRLGDSIHLPWIVIGDYNNVLTYKDRIGGNRVALNEYADLVDMMEKNGLFEAETKGSHFTWSNKHSFGAIYSRIDRLIGNSLWFSTYQDIIVEILPPHISDHSPIRVRTLAAQHRRKHTFKFLNCVTTRTGYHETVNNCWRQQVQGTPMQLLWHKMKKLSRTLTPLHREISGMRIQMLKTRAELEEAHKELQTNPFDSHLMELVKNKTDRLLELNQMEESMLKQKAKVEWLKLGDENNTFFHNSVRERHRHNNMNTLTSLNGSFLNNREDITKEIIEYYTTLLGTSSNALKGIDRHCILRGKILSRTDALSLIYPIAE is encoded by the coding sequence ATGATCACCACCTGGAACGTTAGGGGCATCAATAAAGAGTCTCGGCACCGGGAAGTCAGCTCCTACATCCATACCTTGCAGGTGCCCATCATTGCTTTGTTAGAAACTAGAATAAAGGAAACTAATGCTGATAGAATACGTAGGACGTTTATAAATAAATGGGCCTATATTGATAATTATACTCATCACTATAATGGAAGAATCTGGATTCTGTGGGATGATCAGGAAGTCACAGTGAAGGTCCTGACAGTTGAGGAACAATTCATCCATATTGATGTTCAGCATAGGGACAACAAAAGGCACTACTTGGCAACTATTGTTTACGCATTGAACCAGCTCGAGAAAAGGAAAATTCTTTGGGAGCATATTGATAGATTAGGGGATAGTATACACTTGCCATGGATTGTGATTGGAGACTACAACAATGTCCTTACTTATAAGGACAGGATCGGTGGTAACCGAGTGGCCCTTAATGAATATGCAGATCTGGTTGACATGATGGAGAAGAATGGCCTGTTTGAAGCTGAAACCAAGGGCTCCCACTTCACTTGGTCAAATAAACATTCATTTGGAGCCATCTATTCTAGAATAGATAGACTCATTGGTAACTCACTCTGGTTCAGCACGTATCAAGATATTATTGTGGAAATTCTGCCTCCTCATATTTCTGATCACTCCCCGATTAGAGTAAGAACGTTGGCAGCTCAGCATAGGCGTAAACACACCTTTAAGTTCTTAAACTGTGTGACAACAAGGACAGGGTATCATGAGACTGTTAATAATTGTTGGAGACAACAGGTTCAGGGCACACCAATGCAACTACTTTGGCACAAAATGAAGAAGCTTAGCAGGACCCTCACACCTCTTCACAGAGAGATTAGTGGCATGAGAATCCAAATGCTCAAAACCAGAGCAGAACTGGAGGAGGCACACAAAGAATTACAAACTAACCCATTTGACAGCCATCTTATGGAGCTGGTGAAAAACAAAACAGATAGACTCTTAGAGCTCAATCAAATGGAGGAAAGCATGCTTAAACAGAAGGCCAAGGTTGAATGGTTGAAACTGGGCGATGAAAACAATACTTTCTTCCACAACTCAGTCAGAGAGAGGCATAGACATAACAACATGAACACTCTGACCTCCCTGAATGGCAGTTTTCTTAATAACAGGGAAGACATCACCAAAGAGATAATTGAGTACTATACGACTCTGCTAGGAACATCATCCAATGCGCTGAAGGGTATTGACAGACATTGCATTTTGAGAGGGAAAATTCTTTCCAGAACAGATGCGCTGAGTTTGATCTATCCAATTGCTGAATAG